In Pieris rapae chromosome 6, ilPieRapa1.1, whole genome shotgun sequence, the sequence CGACTCATGCGGTGAAATGCGCACTTTTATTGACAGCTGCGACATGCATGAGTTTAATTGCGATACTAGAAaaggtaaaaattttattcagaaaACTATTCTACTTAAGGCATTTTAAAGGGGAAATAAGCTCTCTTAAGCTTAGGAAACACATTAACGCCGAAAATGTAATACACGATAATTAGTTCAAGATTGATAAATTTCGTTTACGAAAAGTTCTTGCCAGTCAAATTGTTGATCATCTTAATACAAATCCTTAACGACAGATCCTTTAGTCCTTACACAGCTGAATTAAACATCGATTCAATATATTCCACCTACACTTGACTCTGGAATCTATTTTACTTCTGtataatacaattactttattaatattattacagaattgtattaatgattttattcagttatgatttaaatataattgattcttatttgaaacCTGATTAAGCTAACCCTATAAGCGAATCTTATTTGGATACATAACATACacatatgtacaaaaatattcctatatttttacaaacccAATAATTcgcataaatataattattatatgattattataatgttatccTTTGCATATTATTATGTCAATCATGTCATggattaacatttaattcataataattaaatatgttagtatttttggtatgatacataataataaaaaaattgtttgatttcCAAcccttaatttaataaaaatacgatCTAGGTAAagatattgaatatattataaaatacatcgAGAAATTGAACTAAAGAGGTCGTTGAAATATCAACTGCATAAAGAGAAGCAATGCATAATATTATCTCTCAATTTGCCTTCTGCACTTTAATTATAGTGTCATATCTGTTATAGTAGTGATTCTTTTCTTGCAACAGAACGCACTGTTACGTCTTTTATTCCCCCTGAACTGTATTTGTAGAAGTATAGTGGgattcaaaaaaatacttttattaatttgtaatttcaaacatttttgtgaTCCTTCCGAATTtcattctttttataaaagaacCCATAGATTATTTAAACGACGTGTACTTtactaaaagtaattaaatttttactttcctAATAGTTtatgaattcaaataattatatcttacttcttttcataattaataataatgaaaataataaaaaatcaatttattattattaaaacgatATATTTCAGTAAAACAAATAGATCGGTTTCTGACCTAAAATTAGGTCACCTGAACTATTGATCTACTAGGGAATATGTTATAACTAGGGTACTGTTAATATCTACGAAAGTAAAATATCCTCCGTACAACGGTTTTATTGTGCAATAACATCGTCGCAGCATATTGAAAAACCCGCAATGTAAAACCTTCGATGTTGTATTATCGACGGCATCTGTTACAATcctgaatattaaaaaaaatatatagtttgtttttatatcagAGGGATGAAGTAAAAATTGAGAATGGACCTTTCTTTTCTGATAAATTCAGCCCAGATTACTTTGACTTTTCTTCTTACAGATTTTGTTCAAAAACCTGTTCACGAATGCTGGGTGACCTGTAAACGGGGAAGAAGCTTCAAGAAACCAGCCTATGGAGATGGTTGTGAATTACAAAATACTGTTATCTAATTTTTCTAATCGTACAAGCAACGATGGAAATATAGACAGAATTTCATAACAAAAGAAtttaggtttaattttaaaatatgtaataattactttatatacttatataacttaaaaactacTATAACTTAAAACACCTATTCAAAACTCGATAGTATTGACattgtttaatgaaaaaacttaatgtgaaataatactttacaaaaataaatgatattttgctTCAATCTTAGTTATGAAACTCTCAAGTCAACGAGATTAGTATAAGTAAAAAACCATGAAAACACCGAAACatcaaataattgttttattcaatatatagtATACGAAACAATAACTTACGTTAGTACTTATTGTTCGAGAtcacagaaaataattttacacattcaagtttaattaaatcaaacaaGGTGACGCCCTAAATTTATATCACGCGCATATTTACAAGGCTTACAAACTAAAAGGTACgacttaaaatacttataatcaACGAAACAAACATTCAAACTAAGGTTACAACAACATTATctccttaaataaatacaatatttattctatcaAAATAATCATGCTTAAAGAATAATGTGTGAAAAAGTCACTGcagctataaataaaaacccatGATACGCAAATTAATTTTGCGTATCCGAAAAAAAAGTTCAATGTTTAGTGTTGATCAAGGAAACCAGCTCCTTTCACCATGTCATAGATCCTCTGTCTCGGTATCTTTTCGGCCTCACGCTCAACCACCTGCATTTCCTTATTAGTAAACCACGATTCTTTCGCCAAGCCAGCAGCAATTGCCGGGTTATCATAAAAGGCATTTGATTTAAGAAGTTCCCTTGGAAGTTGTGCTTCACTCGCTGCGTTAAGTTCTACAGAAGGGTGTGAGTGTACTACTGGAGCTAGGGGAGCATATTCGATACCTACATGCGGTTCATTAAATAGTACTGGGTAAGCGTTCGCTAACCCTAGGACGGCAAGCAAAAGTATTCGGTGCATGTTTTCGATTCACCTGAAAGTTAAAAACAGACTTATCGAAAGGGAAAAACTTAACTTACTTAACTTTTAATGATCTAAGCTAAGATAAAGTTAAGAAGTTGCTACAGAAGTTTGTTTACTTAATTACCTTGTTTACTTAAACCAAGACAATTGCTtgcatttattgtaattagtaCGTGCAAAATAATCAGTAAACACTAAAGAAGCACAGGATTCTTCTATCCAAATCAAAGGAGCTAAAACCATGCAACAAACAcactaattaaaacaatattcctATGTCTATTACAGTAGAAAAACAGCACTTACGTTCACAAAAGTCACGGTCACGTTATAACGAGCACTGCGCGGGCACAGGTAATGTTCATAATATATACCTTGCTCTGCAGTAACCTTCCGGTGACTTCCGAGTTCCGAGTTCGTAACTTGTTCCTTACTGTACTATTAATATCAGGTTAACTATAGACGCATCGAAATTTAAGATTCAAATGCCATGTCATGCTTGTAAAATTATGTAGACACTAATTATACCTaatcgttaaaaaaataatacgtcaTATGTAAAGAAATGAGGAGATATCattcagtattattattacacaaaaaCACTATCACACTTactatatagaaatatgttacgcattttacaattaaataaaagtaagagCAACAACTtgacattacatatattaatcaCCAAGTGATTAACATGATTTAGTGCCGTAGTATAAGTTTACAAGTTTGCCTTGTATACTTCCGAACTGTCGCTTCCTAGTTCTGTTGAtcaatcaattcaatttttacTATACAATGTGTTTAAATTCCCGTCTAATGGGGAAGGCATGCTACATCTAATAGACGcagaaactttttttattctttccaTAATCTTACCTTCGAGACGAAAAACTCTCTCCATATCTATTTTTCAGTGATCTGTTGTGCCTGACTGGCGTCGATTATTTAAGTCACACCGGTTTTCTCACTAAGTTTGACTATATAGTTTGCATAAATATAGAGTCGACATTTAAAACATGAGGCGGGACTAAAAATACCGTCTCCATGGATTATTGATATTGAGACATAGTATAACAAAGGACgtataaaacatttgtgcCATGAAAGAAAAGTAGGGAAAGCAGGTCTACTGTATACAATTTGGCTGTTGCTACAAATATATTCTCGGCTTTATACCtgatgatttaattttcttcgGTAGTTTTACAGTCTACTTAGTAAAAGGTTATACATAATGATTCAACTCATCTCCGAATATTCCAACATTTACTGTAAATGGTTACATTTCGTAAGTTTGGCGTAATCGTTTCAAAACTGTACCATACATCTCATTAAAGAAGGAAAGcacgtaatatttaaataaattgtcaaaGCTCACTTGATGCAATATTATCTGCTTTTTTCATCAAACAAATTATGAAACAATGCATGGTAAAAAACAAAGGACAAACTATGAGCAGCAAGGCTGTTTGAGTTTCgcaatgattaaatattataattaaattattgaatattatatattataatgtctaaaaattatttatttaaataattatttttttatttataaaatacttaatccTGTCCTAACAGGTGATCCTAATTCTCTTGTTGTGTCTCtgattgtctttttttaacataacttttttgttatgcttgtcttttgtttaaagtgttttctttaaacaaaaaacaaacaaaagaaattaattagaaaatcgaaattacagaataaaatttttttcggagaaaaattagtaaatatttacttgaTTGAAACATAGGGAACagttaaacgtaaaaaaattgcCAACATACATGTCGCAATCCAGTGAgggtaattaaaaagattaacCTTAAATTGACGTAGGGTACACAAAGTAATTGTAttactttaaacaaattaatatttaattactctgataagttttaatttggggttttatagatataattgAAACTTTAGTCGATTtgtcatttaatttgtttaactcaatccttaattaataaaaaaaaatccatttatGCATAATACTAAATGGACTTCTGGATTACAATTTGACAAAACAATTAAGCATATTAcgccttttataaaaaaatgtatttgctcatttataattgatattccaaaattataatacaagcTTTGAGCacttatgaattttaaagaaatcgtTTCTTAAAGGGTGTTCTATATacgtattatgaaaatattattatatcaaaacaGCCGTTATTGTAAAACATAGGaatcgtaaaataattaataataataatgagattacacctaataaatatatcgtgtGAAATTAAAGGAAAGTAAAGGTAGAGTATctaccttttaaaatatattttatcacaaataaattaccaaaaacCAAAAGCGACTCGAAAAGACACAAAATCAATAGTTTCCGAGACGTAGAAACTTAACGATTGCGTTCGTTCGGGGCCAAGTTCATTGCAATATTCGATTAACTTCGAGGTCAACGAACGTCAAACATGTGTAACCATTAACTACTATGTGTTAATtctttaaagtttatattatatatttaaattattaatttaatattattttaccaatCTTATCGCAAATCACAAAAATGTACTGGTCtataattatacttttgtAAAACAACATCAGATAAATGAACAATGTGCCATCCTTGGCCGAACCTTGTACACATTTCTCAGCATTTAAAATGAATCTATTATTCTGCACCATATCACGTGTTTTGATGGTGATAAATGCCATAGAATGATTTATCAAAATAGTgcagtttttaaatgttaaactgCAAGTTCTTCAAATCACCTCTAGTTGAAAATCTAATAAAGCCATAATTGGATACGATGTCAGTGTAAACTGAATAGAAGCCAGACGCGATAAAAAAGTCACAGTCCCTAAGTACGTCTTTGTCTGAACGCTTGATACACAAACAGATGAATAACCCTAAAGTCTGTTCCACTAAAACCTGGCCGTTAGCCAAGCCCAATTGTAAACTTGGCTCAAACCGTACGTAGTGCACTTCAGTCTATTAACCTACATTATGGTCCAAGAGCCtattacattttcaaataacttAACTCTCATTATGTCGACCGAATCGAAAATTTTCCTCATTAAATCTGTAAACTACACCGGGGATAGGCCAGTGTGTAGTAGCTCTTAAAACTTTAACCCGATTTCCGTATTTAGCTCTGAGTATTTGATAGAAATCTCGAGTCTCTCCTTTGGATGTTGTTTCCCATGTTACTGGTCTCTCGCAGTCCTTAGGATACATATTACATGTTACAGAAATGTTAAAATGTGTGTTCATGGTTGTTGAATTCGTTTTTGTTTGGGCAGATGATGTTTCAGTTTTAATAGAAGCTGGTATTGTTGAAGCAACTACTATTTCTGTAGCTAATGTGGTCACACCCGATGTACATGTATAATTTGCCGTCACTTGCATATCACCTTGTGTACTTTCTGTAATTGGAGTGGCAGATATAGCTTTAGTATTGCTTTGAACAGTAGTAATTTCAGGTCTGCTAGAAGTTGTACTTTCTATTGTACTGGGAATAGTGGTCGGCGTTGTGCTTTCAGTTGAACTAGACAAACGTTCTGTTGTACTGGGAACAGTGGTCGGTGTTATGCTTTCAGTTGCACTAGACATAAGTTCTGTTGTAGTGGGAATAGTGGTCAGCGTTGTGCTTTCGGTTGAACTAGACATACTTTCTGTTGTCGTGGGAATAGTAGTTGGCGTTATGCTTTCGGTTGAACTAGACATACTTTCTGTTGTAGTGGGAATAGTGGTCAGCGTTGTGCTTTCGGTTGAACTAGGAATAGTACCAGATGTTCTTTCTGTTATAAGTGCACTACTGATACGAGTTAAAGTTTGAGACGTCATCATTGTTGTATCTTGTGTGCTTGAAGTTGAGCTAGTTTCATGTAGTATTTCACAGTCTCCATCAGGAACTTTTTGGAATTCTGAAATATTTACGTTTACGACCACCTGTGATACCATAAGAGATTGATATGATACTTAATTCAACAGACCTTAAGCTGCTTTTAagatatgatatttaaaatagggtTTGACAGGTTATTTTTAGCAcagtatatattttcaaaaaatcagGTCCGACTGTGCACCAGTGTGGACTATACTTTCTTTGTGCGCATTAAGTACTCGCTCAcatggtgaaagaaaacatcatgagAAAACcgcttagacccaaaatgtcgACGGCGTCTGTTATGAGTTCCctatatctatctattaatttaatattattttaccaatCTTAGGCGTCTGTTATGAGTTCCCTATATctaataaacgatttatttaatatatacatgaaGGGAAAcccaacatttttttaaattatttatgtactatttaattaaaatccaaCCTCACCTTTATGATAATCACAGTTAAATTCGTACATGTCACAATCGTCTATGAATTTTCGCTTTTCTTCTTGTTGTTTGCCACATATTGGAATACCAGTATGATTACAGAATTGTGCTAATAGACAGGGGGAGGGGGGCTGTAAAGCTtcttgtataatatttgttaacatttaatattattttgaaagatattaatatactcACAGGTATAAAGTGTTGTAATGTTTGCTGAGTAAATACAGTTAGACCTATTATAAAGAAGTGACTATTTAGTGTAAATGTCATTTCATATAGCTTAACTAcgccacaaaataaaaatcattattaaacaCGAGACACGTgtggtgtaaaaaaataatacttttgaaatagcatacatttatttttatgacacaTTGCAATAAACTTgctggaaaaataaaatatattccctTTCTATAAAGAAAAGTAATATCTTTGATGGTGGAgcaaatctaaaattaatttattatgaataattacatGAGGCTAAATTAACCGCTATACTACGTATATACCCAACTTTGTTTCAAGTGTGGATACAACCAGTAAGAGTGATCTTGCTATCCAGCCTAATCTTATTGAGGTCCTTAGAGGTAGGGCATATAATGTGGAAGTGTTGAAGAGACTGGGGCTGTGAGTACCAAATAATCACACTCGTCCTGGTAAACGATCGCAATTGCAGGGCCGTAAGCACGTACAAATTAACTTAGGGAGGCACCATTTATGAGTATCCCTCAATGCTCATGTGTGATTAGCTATTTAATTGCACACTTTCTGAATTTACAAGGATcgcattatttaaaatttgttttgtattcttatttatatgctagttacattttgtaatatgttactgtaagaatagaaaataaacatttattcaagAAAATCCTGATCGTCCGTAACCTTCTTTTTCGTAACggttctaaatattttctttattactttcaTCATTCGTTTTCCATTCTTGATTACCTCTTCTCTTTTTAAAACAACTGTTGTAAATGTAGCCCTTGTTCTCGATACGCTTCTTCTAATATTTCGAGTATGCCATGGTGTATACCGCCGCCTTCCTCTAAGCATATGTCTTGGTAATGACGTAAGCGTAGTTCTTTTAAAACCCCTCCGTCTTAAAGAATCCTTCGGGGGAGTTTTAACGAATTTGTACTTATTTCCTTTCTTATGCAACCTGTGATCAGGACACGGGGGTATCGATGGACATGGTTGGACAACGGGACACTCTTTTATTGGTAAATTGAAGCAATCCGAATAGTTTATAGGTTCAAAATCTGGAATCATGAAAGAGTTGTAGGCATtggactttttttttaatttttactccACTCCCCTGCCATCGTGTTAAGGGACTTTATAtatcacaaaacaaacaaaaataaatacattttattgctACATACATACACTATTATATACTACATACTATAGTAGTAGGCATTGGACTTGGATTTATGTATGTGTTTGTTTAgatgtcataataatttgaatgtaTGTAGTTAGTAATAGAggataaaatacaataagctgtaaaaagtcaagtgacgtgtagcagtggggtatactggactaaactggttttcaggctatataagcacggcgcgctgtatggtcgggcgcacttcttcgacgctcgcactagatataggacgttactattgttgttgaaattgtggttaatttcgtgtaatttaatttggttatttttagtaattttatttgttaatttcttacttcagtagtgggattcgttctcatttctgattagtttaaattaacgcccacgtggttttattttagtcagtttgaaacgcgagtgatatacgtttaataaaaataatggagggtaggcggtgaacacgtaaaaaaaaagaCGGTGTGCCCGTCTCTGGGCTTGAAGAAACGTTACAGTCGATATTAAACCGTCAACCGACGCAAGCGACTGAGCTATGTCCACCAGTGGTGTCACCACAACAGTGCTCAGCAACACCACCGCGAGGGGATCGGCCCTTTGCACCGACATGCGCAACACCATCGGATTTGCTGCTTTCTTCCTTAAGTGACACTCGTTACCACCTGGTACTGACGGTTCGCACAATGGTACTGAGAACGCTCCGGTGCCAAGTTCAAGCAGCGCATGCGAGTCAAGCACTGATCTGGTACTTAATCAGGTGACCGACAAACTAGTAAGTGCGTTGAGCACAATTCTGGTAAGATCTAactccatttatatttctaattttgatccgtctttcaaatatttcgatatatggTGTGAGCAGGAAGACTGCGCGGTTGTCTAATTATTGGGATGACCGTGAGTGTGTATCTCTGATTGGATACTGTTTGAAAGGGGATGCTAAAGTGTGGCTAAATGAGTGGCTTAGTAATGATCATAGTTGagagaatttaaatagctttttccgTAGCGAGTAGacttagcaaatattttattcgacgtAATGACAACAGACTCTGATAGTTATCTCACGTATTGCGTGTTGTACGAGGAATGAGTGAAGAGTTAATTGTCGCAGTAGTTATTTGGGGTATTAAGGACCCACAAGTTCGCGCCGCCGCGACTAGTGCTAATTTATCATCGGTAGGCTTAGTTAAAATCCTCTCATTTTATACCAAGCcctctataatacaaaatcacgtTAAAAGGCCAAATTTGCGAGATAATTCCCGAAAACGAGATAATTTTCAGtctaatattaactgtttttCATCTGGGGAAATTggtcatatacaaattttgtgtcctaaaaaaaaaaactaagtatggAACCGCACCAGAGACCCaatctacaaacaattcaagtttagataaaaggcagttttctaatatcaaaattatttgcacatttttaaagaaggtaggacataaaacggaggactgttttgttcgacagcgttccgagtcgagcggtagactaaattagttatagtttacCGCCCTTATAAAACGtcgtatgatgaaaaattacgcgttagagatatcataaaagatgtgttgaatcaataaataattagagatagagatttgtaaagaaaaaaaagcgATTCAGATAGGCTTTGTGtcgactttaaacttaaaactcaaagGCAGTTGGAATACCTGCTTCCGTTAATTGAGGACCATATTGATTGGCTAGATAAAGCTACCTATTATATTTGCCTTGATATGGCTACTGGCTTTCACcagataaaatgaaataaaaaaatcgacaccACTCCCGAGATTCGTAACACCTGAGGGTCATTATGAGTACATAAAGATGCCATAAGAATTAGGTAATGCACAGGTTGTATATCaacgaattatatcaaatacgttacgattttacatagattaggcagagcccctgtgtgttgtaattgtgtatatgacgtattattacctagtaaaacaatagaagaggGTTTAGGTACATTACATGATGTGTCAGAGATGGGGGTAAGGGTAAGGGACCCAGACAGGcttttccattaatttaaaaaaatgtaactttcagactacggagatcgagtatctatgccgagtcattagcaatggtcaagatatgaagacatcgtgcattgcgaggttgactcgcaagggtgtgcatttcaatggcggtaattatgtatttgtgccaagctgttggtaagctagactcctgtatgcgcggaccatatgtggttttagcgacgttgtcgcaggacagatatgaactaaaattagtcgCTGGTTCTTATGGTAAAGCTGCCGCGGAATACATGTTGCCCTGGCGCGGGAAATGGACCCCTGATGTGTGTGCCGCATTCTTtgagagtaagtaatttttacttgccttttcaaaacttatgtatgttgataaatgtttgtgagaactgtaattttattaggacTGCTTATCATATAAGTACCTAGTACCTATTTTGGTAAAGACCTGCGGGAGTCTTGTGTgatagtaatggagtcgctcttactatcAATAGCAATGGattcgctcttgcttagtgtgatgtacagtaatggagtcgctcttactgttaaagcaatggagtcgctcttgcttagtgtgatgtacagtaatggagtcactcttactgttgatagcaatggagacgctcttgctatgtaaaaaaaaaaaaagaactaatGTTGTGTCGAGAGTAATGGATGCGCTCTTACTTTCgatgaagttatgttaatttaacgttataataacaaaaatgatgtaatttttaggtggcgctgatgatgacgatagtccttcaccacaaccaccgcacgtgatacaagagtcatcagcaggtcaagtttcaacatgccaacctgcctatcatcacacgggcgaggacgcaccgtcgtcaggagaggccgaataagctgtaaaaagtcaagtgacgtgtagcagtggggtatactggactaaactggttttcaggctatataagcacggcgcgctgtatggtcgggcgcacttcttcgacgctcgcactagatataggacgttactattgttgttgaaattgtggttaatttcgtgtaatttaatttggttatttttagtaattttatttgttaatttcttactatacAGTTATTacctgtttttaaaaataaaaatcgactTTGTACCTCTCTCATAGTCACAGTTGTATTCGTACATATCGCATTCATCTATGAACAATTTCCTGTTAGTTGGTATCTCATCTTCAGCTCCGCACTCTGGGATCCAAGTATGATTACAAATGTCAGCTAGCAAACACCAATGTAATGGctgaaaataacattttccaAGGACAAAGTTTTGACACTAATGTaacgtaaattatttaatcataatagtTTCAGgcttagatttaatttaatcgcttactgttaaattatataaactactAAAACGATATTCAAacaactttataaaatttcattcaaaCATGTAAGTCGATAATTCTATTGTATACTATTCAtaccaataaaaatgtaattgttgAAATTACTTACCCAAACAAAGTGCTGCTTAGATGGGTATGGTATTAAAAgacaaactgaaaataaattaaatatatacattatacttaCCTATGAATTGAGTTAATATCACTGTAATTTAACATACTAACAAATGTTGAACAATTCGTAGTTTAATAGGATATAAACctgaattacttaaataataatcagtcaattaatatatttaaaatatttcaatttctcAATGCCTTCACACGTTacacgtttttattttattagatagaCTTACATAGCAATAAATACAACGTTGTGTGAAATTGCATGTTTATCGTCGCCTACGCACggtctaaataaattttaaacattttaaaataagagatCACCGTTCCCCCGTGAGTAATTTATGATCGTATATTAGTTAGTCAatgattaaaaactattatttatcttttttttattatttgtatcgaAGTTAAGCATATTAAAAACTCAAGACATGTGTGTGTATTGAAACAATTTGTGCTTAATTCGATCCTAGAATGTCTCAAGTCGTACGTATTCTAGTTGCATCTCCGTTAACTAGTTGACTGAAACCATACAATGCCATAGTTGTACTACATACTGCAACAAGACACGCAAcacgtttttaattacaaatattttttatctttttgtagtctgaaataaagttttttatcgctatttttacacttagattttaaaatctatacaaccttttttatgtttcatcAACGGGAGAAATAAAAGGACGATTTTTATCAATCATAATCTctactaaaaaacaaaaggtgACTGCCGCTTCGTAATAACTgttctatgaaaataaaaagcgAAACGTAATAGGGCCTGGAAACATTATTAAACTCTTCTTAAATGTTTGTGATGCAAAAGAGTGGAAAGTAATTGTTTGTACACCAACCTGTGTTTGAtaacttaactaaaaatattttatatctacataACGTTTCATTTTGGTTGTGGTTGTTCCATTTggtttaaatgattataactttttaaagcCATCGCgacaaaacttaatttagtAGGAAGATAAAATACTGAAGGCTGAATGATCACTTAGAATATAAAGAGGTTTATGTgtgtttattatacaaatatatgccTAATTGCATAAGAGTGTAATTATAAGTGTTATGAGGTTTTTCGTCGAAGGCTTTGTCAAGGTTGTTTGAACTTGAAGACACGgttgtaaaaatattgaccattcaaggaaaatatttgttttaagtgaAGTAACAGACCTAAATTTAAACGATAAATAACATCATATGCAATACATACTtacccaaattaaaaatacatgctgTTTACGCATATTCAATATACAAATtacgaataatatttttctttcctCAAGCGTTTTTCTTTcagaaagaaattattttcatgatCTTTATAAAACTcatgaatataaaaacagtCAGATCGACACAACGTTTTAAcgaattatttaaacagatatttttgtaatttttaaattaaggaaCGGGTAAGATCTCTCAAGacactttaaaaacaatatgatataaaaattcatttaagtcgaaaaaaatatcaccagaacaataattacaaagaGAAACGGCAa encodes:
- the LOC123689096 gene encoding uncharacterized protein LOC123689096, which produces MLLVCIIVLAINVNNCLAHVDGAKLKEECQIADICRHDQVPICGIDSCGEMRTFIDSCDMHEFNCDTRKDFVQKPVHECWVTCKRGRSFKKPAYGDGCELQNTVI
- the LOC110992432 gene encoding uncharacterized protein LOC110992432; the encoded protein is MHRILLLAVLGLANAYPVLFNEPHVGIEYAPLAPVVHSHPSVELNAASEAQLPRELLKSNAFYDNPAIAAGLAKESWFTNKEMQVVEREAEKIPRQRIYDMVKGAGFLDQH
- the LOC123689286 gene encoding cell wall protein DAN4-like, giving the protein MLTNIIQEALQPPSPCLLAQFCNHTGIPICGKQQEEKRKFIDDCDMYEFNCDYHKEFQKVPDGDCEILHETSSTSSTQDTTMMTSQTLTRISSALITERTSGTIPSSTESTTLTTIPTTTESMSSSTESITPTTIPTTTESMSSSTESTTLTTIPTTTELMSSATESITPTTVPSTTERLSSSTESTTPTTIPSTIESTTSSRPEITTVQSNTKAISATPITESTQGDMQVTANYTCTSGVTTLATEIVVASTIPASIKTETSSAQTKTNSTTMNTHFNISVTCNMYPKDCERPVTWETTSKGETRDFYQILRAKYGNRVKVLRATTHWPIPGVVYRFNEENFRFGRHNES
- the LOC110992452 gene encoding uncharacterized protein LOC110992452, translated to MYIFNLFSVCLLIPYPSKQHFVWPLHWCLLADICNHTWIPECGAEDEIPTNRKLFIDECDMYEYNCDYERDFEPINYSDCFNLPIKECPVVQPCPSIPPCPDHRLHKKGNKYKFVKTPPKDSLRRRGFKRTTLTSLPRHMLRGRRRYTPWHTRNIRRSVSRTRATFTTVVLKREEVIKNGKRMMKVIKKIFRTVTKKKVTDDQDFLE